Proteins from a single region of Erythrobacter sp.:
- a CDS encoding serine hydrolase domain-containing protein, whose protein sequence is MKHALLILAALLAWQPAIAETPTGSSQTWSADALFSAITPQTPGLVIVVAKGDRIIFQRAAGAADLEQDRPLDPGTKFHIASVSKQFTAAAILLLAKDGKLRLDDKVRLHLPELPEAYGDITLAQLLNHTSGLRDQWDLVTASGASMSDLLEQQRLFALVKAQSGLNFTPGSAFRYSNAGYLLAAMTVERVSGQSFARFVEQRLFKPLGMNDSLIYVDAGAILPGRAQSYTATAPFRNSRLNYSNYGATSMFSTAGDLLIWARELLHPSLLDPAMVAAMAQPTTLSDGTISNYGFGLWRQDVRGRDTILHRGSDAGFRTLLAVHPADDARIVILSNGSADVSMLHEALVDAFLSREPATAETAPPPEAALRALAGYYVSDWGPGFTLAFNGLTLERRIADSPAKPARTFADGSIRFTDPEMRLQPGADGTLRLEAAYGPPVIFRRTETSVIPANTLGEFAGRYRSEELDQTFAISAESGQLQISSTRQPAPVAVTGADKDSFDFAIGRIRFERGRDGRIEGLTMQLGRSRGIRLRKLADGN, encoded by the coding sequence ATGAAGCACGCCTTGCTTATCCTCGCCGCGTTGCTGGCTTGGCAACCGGCAATCGCCGAGACCCCGACAGGCTCTTCGCAGACCTGGTCCGCCGACGCCCTGTTTTCGGCCATCACGCCTCAGACACCAGGCTTGGTGATCGTCGTTGCCAAGGGCGACAGGATCATCTTTCAGCGGGCCGCCGGAGCCGCCGATCTGGAACAGGACAGGCCGCTTGATCCGGGCACGAAGTTTCATATCGCTTCGGTCTCCAAACAGTTCACGGCCGCCGCGATCCTGCTGCTCGCCAAGGACGGGAAGCTGCGGCTTGACGACAAGGTCAGGCTGCACCTTCCGGAGCTGCCGGAAGCCTATGGAGACATCACCCTCGCGCAGCTGCTCAACCATACCAGCGGTCTCAGGGACCAGTGGGATCTTGTCACCGCTTCGGGCGCTTCGATGTCCGATCTGCTCGAACAGCAGCGGCTATTTGCACTCGTAAAGGCGCAGTCGGGCCTCAACTTCACGCCGGGCAGCGCATTCCGTTACAGTAACGCAGGCTACCTTCTGGCCGCCATGACGGTCGAGCGGGTGAGCGGCCAGTCCTTCGCCCGCTTCGTCGAACAGCGGCTGTTCAAGCCGCTCGGTATGAACGACAGCCTGATCTATGTCGATGCGGGCGCGATCCTGCCCGGCCGGGCGCAATCTTACACGGCCACCGCGCCATTCCGGAACAGCCGCCTGAACTACAGCAATTATGGCGCGACCAGCATGTTCAGCACCGCCGGGGATCTGCTGATCTGGGCCCGCGAACTGCTGCACCCGAGCCTGCTCGATCCAGCGATGGTGGCCGCGATGGCGCAGCCGACCACATTGAGTGACGGGACGATCTCGAATTACGGGTTCGGGCTCTGGCGTCAGGATGTGCGCGGGCGGGATACGATCCTGCATCGCGGTTCCGATGCCGGCTTCCGCACGTTGCTGGCGGTCCACCCCGCAGACGATGCCCGCATCGTTATCCTGTCAAACGGCTCGGCCGATGTCAGCATGCTGCATGAAGCGCTCGTCGACGCATTCCTTTCGCGCGAGCCCGCGACGGCTGAAACCGCGCCGCCGCCCGAAGCCGCCTTGCGAGCGCTGGCAGGCTATTACGTTTCGGATTGGGGCCCCGGTTTCACCCTGGCCTTCAACGGCCTGACACTGGAGCGGCGAATTGCCGACAGCCCGGCAAAGCCTGCGCGCACCTTCGCCGATGGCAGCATCCGCTTCACTGATCCTGAAATGCGCCTGCAACCCGGCGCGGACGGGACGCTGCGGCTCGAGGCTGCTTACGGCCCGCCCGTTATCTTCCGGCGCACGGAGACCTCGGTCATTCCGGCCAATACCCTCGGCGAATTCGCCGGACGATATCGCAGCGAGGAACTGGACCAGACGTTCGCGATCTCGGCGGAGAGCGGGCAGCTGCAGATAAGCTCGACGCGCCAGCCAGCCCCCGTCGCAGTAACTGGCGCTGACAAGGACAGCTTCGATTTCGCGATTGGGCGAATTCGGTTCGAGCGCGGTCGGGACGGCCGGATCGAGGGCCTGACGATGCAGCTTGGGCGCTCGCGCGGCATCCGTCTGCGCAAGCTCGCGGACGGGAAC
- a CDS encoding thioesterase family protein → MTIASLLEPVTGQSGPVRLTHAADWLQGRTLYGGASALIAYVMATRAFPGLPPLRAGQIAFVAPVGEDISLSAEMIRQGRNVTQVRSEIRVDDKLALSAFWLFAEGREANALHPAAMPENWPGPPEDSPGVTHSFAPSFVAKNFELRHGQNKSEDRGATIRRWARLTEAHDLDPVAKLVLMGDVMPPGAMRAMQRQGPISSINWSFNVLDPDSQSRDGWYLAENASQHADSGYSSERLRMWDADGRQVLDGMQSVAVFG, encoded by the coding sequence ATGACCATTGCGAGCCTGCTTGAACCCGTCACCGGCCAGTCCGGCCCTGTCCGTCTCACCCACGCGGCCGACTGGCTGCAGGGGCGCACGCTCTATGGCGGGGCCTCGGCGCTGATCGCCTATGTCATGGCGACCCGCGCCTTCCCCGGCCTACCGCCCTTGCGCGCGGGGCAAATCGCCTTTGTCGCCCCGGTGGGGGAGGACATATCGCTCTCGGCCGAAATGATCCGGCAGGGCCGCAACGTCACGCAGGTGCGCAGCGAGATCCGGGTGGACGACAAGCTCGCGCTGAGCGCATTCTGGCTGTTCGCCGAGGGGCGCGAGGCCAATGCCCTCCACCCTGCCGCCATGCCCGAAAACTGGCCCGGCCCGCCCGAGGACAGCCCCGGCGTGACCCACAGCTTCGCGCCGAGCTTCGTCGCCAAGAACTTCGAGCTGCGCCACGGGCAGAACAAGAGTGAGGATCGCGGCGCCACCATCCGCCGCTGGGCGCGGCTGACCGAGGCGCATGATCTCGATCCCGTGGCCAAGCTGGTGCTGATGGGCGACGTCATGCCGCCGGGCGCGATGCGGGCGATGCAGCGGCAGGGGCCGATCAGCTCGATCAACTGGTCGTTCAACGTGCTCGATCCGGACAGCCAGTCGCGCGACGGCTGGTATCTCGCTGAGAACGCCAGCCAGCATGCAGATAGCGGCTATTCCTCCGAGCGCCTCAGGATGTGGGACGCTGACGGCAGGCAGGTGCTCGACGGGATGCAGTCGGTCGCGGTGTTTGGCTAG